A part of Methanomassiliicoccales archaeon genomic DNA contains:
- a CDS encoding LysE family transporter has product MFEILFISALGLSLLMCATPGAVNTEALRRGVAGGFRRAFMLEIGSCIGDLFWASLALVGLAFLTENSTLRIALGIGGSALLLYLAYKGIMDARRCEMPEVPENLGKDDLTTGALISLGNPFQLAFWVGIGGTAIAVIVPDPETIHYMVFFLGYTSGLLVFSILYSSLVAYGRRYITPKLFQIINILCALVLVYFALSLIYATFIE; this is encoded by the coding sequence ATGTTCGAGATCCTCTTCATCTCGGCCTTGGGATTAAGTCTATTGATGTGCGCCACCCCGGGGGCCGTGAACACCGAGGCCCTGAGGAGGGGTGTAGCTGGTGGGTTCCGCAGGGCGTTCATGTTGGAGATCGGGTCCTGCATCGGAGACCTGTTCTGGGCCTCCTTGGCACTTGTAGGGCTTGCCTTCCTGACCGAGAACAGCACATTGAGGATCGCATTGGGCATTGGAGGGAGCGCCCTTCTTCTGTATCTTGCGTATAAAGGGATCATGGACGCGAGGAGGTGTGAAATGCCCGAGGTCCCAGAAAACCTTGGCAAGGACGATCTCACCACAGGAGCCCTGATATCTCTCGGTAACCCTTTCCAGCTGGCCTTCTGGGTCGGAATAGGCGGGACGGCGATCGCGGTCATCGTCCCTGACCCCGAAACAATACATTACATGGTATTTTTCTTAGGTTACACATCAGGTCTCTTGGTCTTTTCAATTCTCTACTCATCCCTGGTGGCCTATGGCCGACGATACATCACGCCAAAGCTCTTTCAGATCATCAATATCCTGTGCGCCCTTGTACTTGTCTACTTTGCCCTCAGCCTTATCTATGCAACGTTCATTGAATGA
- a CDS encoding glutamate--tRNA ligase, producing MVDPSAENVILKYALQNAFLYGGKANAKAVQGKVMAEQPALRPHIKEIIPLIESVLARVNAMSLEEQKSLLESIDPSLTVKKEKVEKVHRLVDLPGAVNGQVVMRFAPGPSGPLHLGHTRVAILNDEYCKRYNGKFINRMEDTNPEKIDPDAYKMIPEDLEWLGVKVDETVIQSERFPFYYEIARQLIEMGKAYICTCPVEDWRNAKEASRPCPHRDLPVEEQLEKWDKMLAGHYEEEKAVLVVKTDLDHPNPAIRDFVGFRIVKSVPHPRTGDRYCVYPMMNFCVAVDDHYLGLTHVIRGKDHLNNTLRQEYIFRYFGWKMPWYHHYGLVSIPDAILKTSTVGKGIKTGEYTGWDDVRLGTVRAMEKRGIQADSIRAFWIDCGIKEVDIEFSWDTLYSYNRDRVDKAANRYFFVWDPQPLDICGVDELHAKVPKHPDHPERGYREHRLSGRPIMVFVTEEDLAQAVERGKVRLKDLGNIEIVNGKGRYIGNDLSILKEKVKIVHWVPDSSVECTVLMPDGTRKQGRAERVPDEEVGKVVQFERFGFARIGRVSPKVEAYFTHD from the coding sequence ATGGTCGATCCTAGCGCAGAGAACGTCATACTCAAGTACGCACTTCAGAACGCGTTCCTTTATGGCGGCAAGGCGAACGCCAAGGCCGTCCAGGGCAAGGTCATGGCCGAGCAGCCGGCCCTTCGCCCTCATATCAAAGAGATCATCCCATTGATCGAATCGGTTCTGGCGAGAGTGAACGCCATGAGCCTAGAGGAGCAGAAATCGCTATTGGAGTCCATAGACCCGTCGCTGACAGTCAAGAAGGAGAAGGTCGAGAAGGTGCATAGGCTGGTCGACCTGCCTGGAGCTGTGAACGGACAGGTGGTGATGCGCTTCGCCCCGGGCCCTTCCGGACCTCTGCATCTGGGCCACACCAGGGTGGCGATACTCAATGATGAGTATTGCAAACGTTACAACGGGAAGTTCATCAATAGGATGGAGGACACCAACCCGGAGAAGATCGACCCTGACGCCTATAAGATGATACCTGAGGACCTCGAATGGCTAGGGGTGAAGGTCGACGAGACCGTTATCCAGAGCGAAAGGTTCCCCTTTTATTATGAGATCGCGAGGCAGCTCATCGAGATGGGGAAGGCCTACATCTGTACGTGCCCGGTCGAGGATTGGCGTAATGCGAAGGAAGCATCAAGGCCTTGTCCGCACAGGGACCTTCCTGTGGAGGAGCAGTTGGAGAAATGGGACAAGATGCTGGCCGGCCACTATGAAGAGGAAAAGGCGGTGTTGGTCGTCAAGACCGACCTGGACCACCCAAATCCTGCGATACGCGACTTTGTGGGTTTCAGGATAGTCAAATCCGTGCCCCATCCAAGGACGGGGGACCGCTATTGCGTGTATCCCATGATGAACTTCTGCGTGGCCGTGGACGATCATTATCTCGGTCTAACGCATGTCATACGTGGAAAGGACCATCTCAACAACACCCTGAGGCAGGAGTACATCTTCAGATACTTCGGTTGGAAGATGCCGTGGTACCACCATTATGGTCTCGTCTCGATCCCAGACGCCATACTCAAGACTTCCACTGTAGGAAAAGGGATAAAGACCGGCGAGTACACGGGCTGGGATGATGTCCGGCTCGGGACCGTCAGAGCAATGGAGAAGAGAGGCATCCAGGCAGATTCCATACGGGCCTTTTGGATCGATTGCGGCATAAAAGAAGTGGATATCGAATTCTCATGGGATACGCTCTACTCTTATAACAGGGACAGGGTCGACAAGGCCGCAAATAGGTATTTCTTCGTATGGGACCCGCAGCCGCTCGACATATGCGGCGTTGATGAGCTTCATGCAAAGGTACCCAAGCATCCGGACCATCCAGAGCGAGGATATAGGGAGCATCGGCTCAGTGGGAGACCGATCATGGTCTTTGTCACTGAGGAGGATCTTGCGCAGGCGGTGGAGCGTGGCAAGGTCCGCCTCAAGGACCTGGGGAACATCGAGATCGTGAACGGGAAGGGCAGGTATATCGGAAACGACCTCTCCATCCTGAAAGAGAAGGTCAAGATCGTCCATTGGGTGCCGGACAGCTCTGTGGAATGCACTGTCCTCATGCCAGATGGGACAAGGAAGCAAGGAAGGGCCGAGAGGGTCCCTGATGAAGAGGTCGGAAAGGTCGTCCAGTTCGAGCGCTTTGGTTTTGCCAGGATAGGAAGGGTCTCACCAAAGGTCGAGGCGTACTTCACGCACGATTAA
- a CDS encoding UbiD family decarboxylase, with product MSMRSLMSSFKDLRRIKKHVPNELEPTKILLEDQRRPVLFEDLNGMKAIGNVWSDRERVANALGLRKETLTESLVEALSSPRKPRVVKDAEFYDHVHDDFDLMRLPIPKYYPKDGGRYITSGVAVAEFEGKRNISFHRLMLLDSHRFAIRLVPRHLYTMHQMSLKKGKELKVAFCVGVCPSILLAGATSTDYAADEMEIASAIRYHGLKEDVEVAATEEGLMVPARSEFVIEGRLTAALVDEGPFVDITGTYDPVRKQPLFEVDRVYHRTDPIFHLVLPGGLEHYLLMGMPREPVIYKTVRQVVPRVHGVRLTEGGCCWLHGVVSITKNKEGDAMNAAMAAFTGHPSMKKVTIVDEDIDIYDDQKVEWAEATRFQASRSLLVVNNAAGSSLDPSTESTTSKVAIDATKPIGAEGFDKAMLDRC from the coding sequence ATGTCCATGCGCTCGTTGATGAGCTCCTTCAAAGACCTCAGGAGGATAAAGAAGCACGTTCCGAACGAACTGGAGCCTACCAAGATATTATTGGAGGACCAACGAAGGCCGGTCCTTTTCGAGGACCTTAACGGGATGAAGGCCATCGGCAATGTCTGGTCCGATAGGGAGAGGGTGGCGAATGCCCTTGGTCTTAGGAAAGAGACATTGACAGAGAGCTTGGTGGAGGCCCTGTCCAGTCCAAGAAAGCCTCGAGTAGTAAAGGATGCAGAGTTCTATGACCATGTGCACGATGACTTTGACCTGATGAGGCTCCCGATACCCAAATATTATCCGAAGGACGGGGGGAGGTACATCACATCAGGGGTGGCGGTCGCCGAGTTCGAGGGGAAGAGGAACATCTCGTTCCATCGCCTCATGCTATTGGACAGCCACAGGTTTGCGATAAGATTGGTCCCAAGGCATCTGTATACCATGCACCAGATGAGCCTCAAGAAGGGGAAGGAGCTCAAGGTCGCATTCTGTGTCGGGGTGTGTCCATCGATATTGTTGGCCGGGGCGACATCTACAGATTACGCAGCCGATGAGATGGAGATAGCCAGCGCGATCAGGTATCATGGCCTCAAGGAAGATGTCGAGGTCGCTGCTACCGAGGAAGGGCTGATGGTCCCTGCCAGATCGGAGTTCGTGATCGAGGGCAGGCTGACAGCGGCATTGGTGGACGAGGGGCCGTTCGTAGACATCACGGGCACCTATGACCCGGTCAGGAAGCAGCCCCTGTTCGAGGTGGACAGGGTCTACCACAGGACCGACCCGATCTTCCATCTGGTCCTGCCAGGAGGGCTGGAGCATTACCTGTTGATGGGGATGCCCAGGGAGCCGGTCATATACAAGACGGTGAGGCAGGTCGTGCCGAGGGTGCATGGAGTCAGACTTACCGAGGGTGGCTGCTGCTGGTTGCACGGCGTCGTCTCGATAACCAAGAACAAGGAAGGAGATGCGATGAACGCCGCCATGGCCGCGTTCACTGGCCATCCATCGATGAAGAAGGTCACCATCGTTGATGAGGACATAGACATTTATGATGACCAGAAGGTGGAATGGGCAGAGGCGACGAGATTCCAGGCCAGCAGGTCCCTTTTGGTCGTGAACAATGCTGCCGGGTCATCGTTGGACCCAAGCACTGAATCGACAACATCAAAGGTCGCCATCGATGCGACCAAGCCGATCGGTGCAGAAGGGTTCGACAAGGCCATGTTGGACAGATGTTGA
- a CDS encoding DUF11 domain-containing protein, with protein MNSMDKRKSAMAVFIALIMVASTFFVAVPLAQAANDKWTSELYAWDPVQNAWVNGNLAGYREGDLVGFKYVLTHDSGTNNLSPEIDSVYDHYNIAKHAFGIDAEILWAYNRVGWSTQFPVHSDDADLNTPDLVRNIDPDVSNAFFGISGGVVQKYYKFNAGRFEVPTGTSIYIYFQAHLAETAYYSTVTTPEPITGTPAPHYGAAYFPGASLQAALSLVYTGTTAQTQSIPVTYAAGSISGMKFHDANSNGIRDPGEGGLSNWTIILEGVSAGGFPIVMQTTTATDGTYSFNQLPWGTYSVREVLKPGWTQTYPTSNGGVHVGIVIDGTDLTEQNVNFGNSAPGKIRAAKVIDRDGDESTEEDQMPGEGWTFELFYYDAGTWRSLGSKVTGADGYTAWWSLLPLGNYKMVETGKAGYAGVQEKFISITTAHQEITMTFYNRPLGSITVTKVIDQDGDPETMEDQSNGGAGWEFELLYYNGQTWVSQGKKTTDGTGTVTWNDLPLGRYKVVETPRDYWHNADPVEITLTEAGVNVPVTMINTPPTPAIKIVKTGPVEAEVGEIITYTYTVTNVGEAPLSNVYVMDSVSGATTYISGDVNLNGMLDLTEVWIFEDTWTVAASPDPLINIATAYGTWEGVQVMDQDEWSLDVAKPAIHIEKYGPTEAEVGDLIKFTFVVTNVGDVPLANVTVVDSIAGAAIYVSGDVNNNHMLDLTEMWTFELYWTVQSAPDPLYNVGTATGYYEDTPVTDEDDHTTVVIQPGMIIVYKYDDLNGNGVHDIGEPGVQGVTIELWLNGELKETKTTNATGEAVFDKLRMGTYVVKEIMPAGWYSDAPLTQEVVIDRSGEQVDVTFLNIRYGQICVYKYDDLNGNGIRDAGEPAVPGVTIELWFGEQLVGSGTTDSNGMVCFSNLKLGTYHVKEILPTGWYSDAPLTQEVVIDESGERVDVTFLNIRYVTLCIYKFADMDGDLETTTDREPVNVWVKVIGPGDAIIFEGYIGDDGYLCIENLKVGEYTVTETLECYWIPLTETTITQNGQSGDRLVFTFINMEMVPYPGGHTIGFWKNNILKNMQGRTKGIQVPYADIARYLSEIDEMYGDEYEFLNDLSFQEAYNILSIPNPSDPQDKAEAQILSMILTSRLWAPEWGDSFVHLPDVGQGSTYTGSGSGAIDYILGLYSDGAYSKAQYLADGMNNAPEGVDWYDWWYVGLDVYVFKDYLYGSPVEGVTLTLTGPDGTMISQTDELGYARFEWLIPGTYFLEITVPVGMDPVGATTFTFTVNQAWGLGDDIVKSFVVTDEP; from the coding sequence ATGAACTCTATGGATAAAAGGAAATCAGCGATGGCGGTCTTTATTGCATTAATTATGGTTGCATCCACTTTTTTTGTCGCAGTACCTTTGGCACAGGCTGCGAACGATAAGTGGACTTCCGAATTATATGCGTGGGACCCTGTCCAGAATGCATGGGTGAACGGTAACCTTGCCGGTTATCGGGAAGGAGATCTCGTTGGATTCAAATATGTTCTGACACACGACTCGGGGACTAATAATTTATCACCTGAGATAGACTCAGTATATGACCATTATAATATTGCGAAACATGCTTTCGGTATAGATGCGGAGATCCTTTGGGCATATAACAGAGTGGGATGGAGCACCCAATTCCCAGTACATAGCGATGACGCGGACCTTAACACCCCCGATTTGGTTAGGAACATCGATCCGGATGTATCCAATGCCTTTTTCGGAATTAGCGGTGGGGTAGTACAGAAATACTACAAGTTCAACGCGGGAAGATTCGAAGTACCGACCGGTACGTCAATATACATTTATTTCCAAGCTCATTTAGCTGAGACCGCTTACTACAGCACAGTGACAACTCCGGAACCAATCACTGGCACGCCGGCCCCTCACTATGGGGCTGCGTATTTCCCGGGGGCTTCGTTGCAAGCAGCGCTCTCTCTGGTATATACAGGAACGACTGCCCAGACCCAGAGCATTCCGGTCACTTATGCAGCTGGTAGCATCTCAGGCATGAAGTTCCATGATGCCAACTCAAATGGGATCAGGGACCCTGGGGAGGGAGGATTGTCGAACTGGACGATAATATTGGAAGGAGTATCCGCTGGAGGTTTCCCCATAGTCATGCAAACAACAACTGCGACCGATGGGACATACTCCTTCAACCAACTTCCGTGGGGCACATATTCCGTGAGAGAGGTGCTCAAACCAGGATGGACCCAGACATATCCAACTTCAAATGGTGGCGTCCACGTTGGGATAGTGATAGATGGAACAGACCTAACTGAGCAAAATGTGAATTTCGGTAACTCGGCCCCTGGGAAGATAAGGGCAGCAAAGGTCATCGACAGAGATGGCGATGAATCAACCGAAGAGGACCAAATGCCCGGCGAAGGTTGGACATTTGAATTGTTCTATTATGACGCGGGAACATGGAGGTCTTTGGGCAGCAAGGTGACGGGGGCGGACGGCTATACGGCATGGTGGAGCCTGCTCCCACTTGGGAACTATAAAATGGTCGAGACCGGTAAAGCTGGGTACGCAGGGGTCCAGGAAAAATTCATATCCATAACCACAGCCCACCAAGAGATAACCATGACCTTCTACAACAGGCCATTGGGCTCGATCACGGTCACCAAGGTGATCGACCAGGACGGGGATCCAGAGACCATGGAGGACCAGTCCAACGGTGGGGCAGGTTGGGAGTTCGAGCTATTATATTATAATGGCCAGACGTGGGTCAGCCAGGGAAAGAAGACCACTGACGGAACCGGTACAGTGACATGGAACGACCTGCCATTGGGCAGATATAAGGTCGTGGAGACACCGAGGGATTATTGGCATAACGCTGACCCTGTCGAAATTACGTTAACGGAGGCGGGTGTGAACGTTCCTGTGACAATGATCAATACCCCCCCGACACCTGCTATCAAAATAGTGAAGACCGGTCCTGTTGAAGCAGAGGTCGGAGAGATCATAACATACACGTATACAGTGACAAATGTAGGAGAGGCCCCGCTGAGCAATGTATATGTGATGGACTCGGTCTCAGGAGCGACCACATATATCTCAGGCGATGTAAATCTCAATGGAATGCTGGATCTCACTGAGGTCTGGATCTTTGAGGACACGTGGACTGTAGCCGCCTCACCTGACCCATTGATAAACATTGCGACCGCCTATGGTACTTGGGAAGGCGTACAAGTTATGGACCAAGATGAATGGTCCTTGGACGTGGCCAAGCCGGCGATACACATCGAGAAGTACGGACCGACCGAGGCCGAGGTGGGCGACTTAATCAAGTTCACCTTTGTGGTCACCAATGTTGGCGACGTCCCGTTGGCGAATGTTACGGTTGTTGATTCAATAGCTGGAGCAGCAATCTATGTCTCTGGTGATGTGAACAATAACCATATGCTCGATCTGACCGAAATGTGGACCTTTGAGCTATATTGGACTGTGCAATCTGCTCCGGATCCATTGTATAATGTCGGTACTGCTACTGGGTACTATGAAGATACACCAGTGACCGATGAAGACGATCATACGACGGTCGTAATTCAACCGGGTATGATCATAGTATATAAGTATGATGACCTAAATGGAAATGGAGTCCATGATATTGGCGAGCCTGGTGTGCAAGGCGTCACAATCGAGCTATGGTTGAATGGAGAATTAAAAGAGACTAAGACCACAAATGCGACCGGGGAAGCCGTATTCGATAAACTTAGAATGGGCACCTATGTCGTAAAAGAAATAATGCCAGCAGGGTGGTACTCCGATGCTCCATTAACTCAGGAAGTGGTCATCGATCGGTCCGGCGAACAGGTGGACGTCACCTTCCTGAACATCCGCTACGGACAGATCTGCGTCTACAAGTACGACGACCTGAACGGCAACGGAATAAGGGACGCGGGCGAGCCTGCGGTACCTGGCGTCACCATCGAACTCTGGTTCGGTGAACAGCTCGTAGGAAGTGGGACGACCGATTCGAACGGAATGGTATGCTTCAGCAACCTCAAGCTCGGAACCTACCATGTCAAGGAGATCCTCCCGACGGGCTGGTACTCCGATGCTCCATTAACTCAGGAAGTGGTCATCGATGAGTCCGGCGAACGGGTGGACGTCACCTTCCTGAACATCAGGTATGTGACACTGTGCATCTACAAGTTCGCGGACATGGATGGAGACCTTGAGACCACTACCGATAGAGAGCCTGTGAATGTATGGGTGAAGGTAATCGGTCCTGGAGATGCGATCATCTTTGAAGGATACATAGGAGATGACGGTTACCTGTGCATTGAGAATCTCAAGGTTGGTGAATACACCGTGACGGAGACTCTTGAATGCTACTGGATACCGTTGACCGAGACCACGATAACGCAGAACGGACAATCTGGGGACAGATTGGTGTTCACGTTCATAAATATGGAAATGGTCCCGTATCCTGGAGGACATACCATAGGCTTCTGGAAGAACAACATCCTGAAGAACATGCAAGGAAGGACAAAAGGAATACAGGTTCCATATGCCGATATTGCGAGATATCTCTCAGAAATTGATGAGATGTACGGCGATGAATATGAATTCCTTAATGACCTGAGCTTCCAGGAGGCCTACAACATCCTAAGCATACCGAACCCAAGTGACCCGCAGGACAAGGCAGAGGCTCAGATCCTCTCGATGATATTGACATCTAGGCTATGGGCTCCGGAATGGGGCGACTCGTTCGTGCATCTGCCAGATGTAGGTCAGGGATCTACCTACACTGGATCTGGCAGCGGAGCGATTGACTACATCCTGGGCCTGTATTCAGATGGAGCTTACAGCAAGGCACAGTATCTCGCGGATGGAATGAACAATGCTCCCGAGGGTGTCGACTGGTACGACTGGTGGTATGTAGGTCTCGATGTGTATGTCTTCAAGGACTACCTGTACGGATCACCGGTGGAAGGAGTTACGCTGACACTGACCGGACCTGATGGTACCATGATCAGCCAGACGGACGAGTTGGGTTATGCCAGGTTCGAATGGCTCATACCGGGGACATACTTCCTTGAGATCACAGTGCCAGTGGGAATGGACCCGGTCGGAGCGACCACATTCACCTTCACGGTGAACCAGGCATGGGGCCTAGGGGACGACATCGTCAAGAGCTTTGTCGTCACCGATGAGCCATAA
- a CDS encoding adenylosuccinate synthase, translated as MTSTIAIIGTQWGDEGKGKITDYIAEDADMVVRYQGGNNAGHTIKVGDETFALHLLPSGILRDGVINVIGNGVVIDPDELLREMDAVKAKGHSMDGLRISDRANIIMKYHRALDGAEERKRGAKGVGTTGRGIGPCYSDKMARYGIRVGDLLDEASLKERLELVYPIKKRNLESLDGPEIESMEMMFKDLLEKGKVLAKYVVDASVLVNEAIENGKKVLFEGAQGTMLDVDHGTYPYVTSSNCISGGICTGVGVGPNKVNEIIGVVKAYTTRVGAGPFPTELKDATGEHLMNKGGEFGATTGRPRRCGWLDMVIVNYAVRLNGLTQIALTKLDVLNGMKKVKVATAYEIDGKVVRHFPASIRDLEKAKPLYSEFDGWDDWTPDELARMMKAGYSSLPKNLREYVSFIEKEGRTKVSIISLGKERDKTIDMRVKKW; from the coding sequence CTGACGTCTACCATTGCCATCATCGGGACCCAGTGGGGCGACGAAGGTAAGGGCAAGATCACTGATTATATCGCAGAGGACGCCGACATGGTCGTCCGCTACCAGGGCGGTAACAATGCCGGACACACCATCAAGGTCGGCGATGAGACCTTCGCATTGCACCTCCTGCCCTCTGGCATATTGAGGGACGGTGTGATCAATGTCATCGGGAACGGCGTCGTCATCGACCCCGATGAGCTCCTGAGGGAGATGGATGCGGTGAAGGCGAAGGGGCACTCGATGGACGGCCTCCGTATCTCTGACAGGGCCAATATCATCATGAAGTATCACCGGGCGCTCGACGGGGCGGAGGAAAGGAAGCGCGGGGCGAAAGGCGTCGGCACAACGGGCAGGGGTATCGGCCCATGCTATTCGGACAAGATGGCTCGCTACGGTATCAGGGTCGGGGACCTTTTGGACGAGGCTTCTCTGAAGGAGAGGCTGGAGCTCGTCTACCCGATAAAAAAGCGAAATCTGGAATCGTTGGACGGCCCAGAGATCGAAAGCATGGAAATGATGTTCAAGGACCTTTTGGAGAAAGGGAAGGTCCTTGCCAAATATGTCGTCGACGCGTCGGTCCTGGTCAATGAGGCGATTGAAAATGGTAAGAAGGTGCTCTTCGAAGGAGCGCAAGGGACCATGCTCGATGTGGACCACGGGACCTATCCGTATGTGACATCGTCCAACTGCATCTCAGGCGGAATATGCACTGGTGTGGGGGTCGGGCCCAACAAGGTCAATGAGATAATCGGGGTCGTGAAGGCATATACGACCAGGGTAGGGGCCGGTCCTTTCCCCACGGAGCTCAAGGATGCGACAGGCGAGCACCTCATGAACAAAGGAGGGGAGTTCGGCGCCACCACCGGCCGCCCGAGGAGATGCGGATGGCTTGATATGGTCATCGTGAACTATGCGGTCAGGTTGAACGGCCTGACCCAGATAGCCCTCACGAAGCTAGATGTCCTGAATGGCATGAAGAAGGTCAAGGTCGCAACGGCCTATGAGATTGATGGTAAGGTCGTCAGGCACTTCCCAGCCTCGATCAGGGACCTGGAAAAGGCGAAACCCTTGTATTCGGAGTTCGACGGTTGGGATGATTGGACGCCCGATGAGCTCGCTCGGATGATGAAAGCGGGATATAGCTCATTGCCAAAGAACCTCCGCGAATACGTGTCATTCATTGAAAAAGAGGGCCGCACCAAGGTCAGCATTATAAGCCTCGGAAAAGAACGTGACAAGACCATTGACATGCGTGTTAAAAAATGGTAA
- a CDS encoding N2,N2-dimethylguanosine tRNA methyltransferase, translating into MNMDRELEQIIEGATRLFVPKERTESGPGKKMGRVFYNSQMAFNRDVSVMFFSHPEVQPRRSLDAMSATGARSIRIMNEARPSTEFHINDWEKESVDVIRKNVEVNALERCIVRNEDLRCLLAKEKFDYIDLDPFGTPVPFLHSAIQGIRKNGILALTATDTAPLAGTHAKKCIRRYQARPCRCVFGHEVGLRILIGYVVRQAAMFDRGVEPLLCFYADHYMRLYLRMPESADAADASLEKLGYLVFDRGTHERKVLTQFEEGASGPLWSGNLTNKDFLKSMPLPDTLHEKERCAKYLQLWKEELDVPFFYENNEISSDLHISSPRLDRLLEGLSAIGNVSRTHFSPTGFKCDRPYRAVIERYRELFG; encoded by the coding sequence TTGAACATGGACCGAGAGCTGGAGCAGATCATCGAGGGCGCGACGAGGCTCTTTGTCCCCAAGGAACGCACGGAGAGCGGTCCTGGTAAGAAGATGGGGAGGGTCTTCTACAACAGTCAGATGGCGTTCAACCGAGACGTCTCTGTCATGTTCTTTTCGCATCCTGAGGTACAACCAAGGAGGTCCTTGGATGCCATGTCGGCCACCGGGGCCAGGTCCATCAGAATCATGAACGAGGCCCGTCCCAGCACAGAGTTTCATATCAATGATTGGGAAAAGGAATCAGTGGACGTCATAAGGAAGAACGTCGAGGTCAATGCCCTGGAGAGATGCATCGTAAGGAACGAGGACCTTAGATGTCTCTTAGCGAAGGAAAAGTTCGACTATATCGACCTGGACCCTTTCGGTACCCCTGTCCCTTTTCTTCATTCAGCGATACAAGGCATCAGGAAGAACGGCATACTGGCCTTGACGGCCACGGACACCGCTCCCCTGGCAGGCACCCATGCAAAAAAATGCATCAGACGATATCAGGCGAGGCCGTGCAGATGTGTGTTCGGCCATGAGGTGGGCCTTCGTATACTCATAGGGTATGTCGTCAGGCAGGCGGCGATGTTCGACAGGGGGGTCGAACCATTGCTCTGCTTCTACGCGGACCATTACATGAGGCTGTACCTCAGGATGCCAGAAAGCGCGGATGCCGCTGATGCCTCTTTGGAAAAACTTGGCTATCTGGTGTTCGACCGAGGGACACATGAGCGAAAAGTGCTAACGCAATTTGAAGAGGGTGCGTCGGGACCTTTATGGTCAGGGAACCTGACAAACAAAGATTTTTTGAAAAGCATGCCTTTGCCAGACACCCTCCATGAAAAAGAGAGATGCGCCAAGTACCTGCAGCTTTGGAAGGAGGAGCTCGATGTTCCGTTCTTTTACGAGAACAACGAGATCTCTTCGGACCTTCATATCTCTTCGCCGAGACTTGATAGACTGTTAGAGGGCCTGAGCGCGATCGGGAATGTGTCTAGGACGCACTTCTCGCCTACAGGGTTCAAATGCGACCGCCCTTATCGTGCGGTAATTGAGCGATACAGGGAACTGTTCGGATGA
- a CDS encoding NTPase → MNNIKIGITGLPQAGKTQTLMKVIEMLESEGLKVGGMITEPILDDKRRSGFYVIDWRTKEKGILASTEIKSKFMVGKFGIDLEVLEEIGVNALNKACEESDVIVIDEVGKIEVESEKFVNAVKAALDVEKPILLTLHKKSRNPLLQDIRRRDDVRILEVTPINRNLLPYKIMKLMKGELL, encoded by the coding sequence ATGAACAATATCAAGATAGGGATCACGGGACTGCCTCAGGCAGGAAAGACGCAGACCTTGATGAAGGTGATCGAGATGCTGGAGTCTGAAGGCCTGAAGGTCGGGGGTATGATCACTGAGCCTATCCTCGACGATAAGAGGCGGAGCGGTTTCTATGTCATCGACTGGCGCACCAAGGAGAAGGGCATCCTGGCATCGACCGAGATCAAGAGCAAGTTCATGGTCGGGAAGTTCGGCATAGACCTCGAGGTCCTAGAGGAGATAGGCGTCAATGCGCTGAACAAGGCCTGCGAGGAGTCCGATGTCATCGTCATCGATGAGGTAGGAAAGATCGAGGTGGAGTCGGAGAAGTTCGTCAATGCGGTCAAGGCCGCTCTGGATGTTGAGAAACCGATCCTTTTGACATTGCATAAGAAATCGAGGAACCCCCTTCTTCAGGACATAAGAAGGAGAGATGACGTGCGCATCCTTGAGGTCACGCCGATCAACAGGAACCTTCTGCCCTACAAGATCATGAAGCTCATGAAGGGCGAGCTTCTTTGA
- a CDS encoding dihydroneopterin aldolase family protein translates to MPSKREELASKYFKCSLRERAVFESGIKLGTIYHQFVGTPLSSTNVETLEKAIEEGVKVQPFVKDVKVRIDRGPLRKKKDEFDYQTLTGPMLDVKLVIRIEDVEVVSGMRYIDELRYPLMFVESVSGGE, encoded by the coding sequence ATGCCTAGTAAAAGGGAAGAGCTGGCCTCCAAATATTTCAAATGCAGCCTGAGAGAGAGGGCGGTCTTCGAGTCTGGGATCAAATTAGGGACCATCTACCATCAGTTCGTTGGTACCCCGCTTTCATCGACAAATGTCGAAACTCTTGAGAAGGCGATAGAGGAAGGTGTCAAGGTCCAGCCATTTGTTAAGGACGTCAAGGTGAGGATCGACCGCGGACCCCTGAGAAAGAAAAAGGACGAGTTCGATTACCAGACGCTCACAGGGCCTATGCTGGACGTCAAACTGGTGATCAGGATAGAAGATGTGGAGGTCGTCTCGGGAATGAGATACATAGATGAGCTGAGATATCCACTGATGTTCGTTGAGTCCGTCTCAGGCGGTGAATGA